One window of the Bremerella alba genome contains the following:
- a CDS encoding dihydroorotate dehydrogenase — MSVDLAVQLGRLTLPNPVLVASGTFGYAKEMAGIVDLAKLGGILPKTITSSPRPGNKPWRTVETTGGMLNSIGLDNDGIDYFIDNHLPYLGSLGSPLVVSIAGKTKEDFVNMAAQLGEHAQIAAIELNISCPNVSGGVDFGTDPATCENLVAEVRAACPHPIIAKLTPNVTSIAAVAKAAEAGGADAVSAINTVQAMAIDWKRKQPMLGNVIGGLSGPAIKPVALRCVFQIAKATSVPIIGIGGISTLDDVMEFLVAGATAVQIGTANYFDPTLCNRVVNELPGALRMLGAASVKEVVGTLRLPT; from the coding sequence ATGTCTGTTGATCTTGCCGTTCAGTTGGGGCGACTTACGCTCCCCAATCCTGTTTTGGTCGCTTCCGGAACGTTCGGCTACGCGAAAGAAATGGCTGGCATCGTCGACTTGGCAAAGCTGGGCGGCATCTTGCCGAAGACGATCACGAGCAGTCCTCGTCCGGGCAATAAGCCATGGCGGACCGTCGAAACCACCGGTGGGATGCTTAACAGTATCGGGCTCGACAATGATGGCATCGACTATTTCATTGACAATCACCTGCCCTACCTAGGCTCGCTTGGTTCTCCCCTAGTCGTCAGCATCGCCGGAAAGACAAAGGAAGACTTTGTTAACATGGCCGCCCAACTAGGAGAACACGCTCAGATCGCAGCCATCGAGTTAAACATCTCGTGCCCCAATGTTAGCGGTGGCGTGGACTTTGGGACTGACCCGGCCACATGTGAGAATCTGGTGGCCGAAGTCAGGGCTGCGTGCCCGCACCCGATCATCGCCAAATTGACCCCCAACGTCACCAGCATCGCCGCAGTTGCCAAGGCAGCCGAAGCGGGCGGAGCGGACGCCGTCTCGGCAATCAACACCGTACAAGCAATGGCCATCGACTGGAAGCGAAAGCAGCCAATGCTGGGCAACGTAATTGGCGGGCTTTCCGGTCCAGCCATTAAACCGGTCGCCCTACGGTGTGTCTTCCAGATCGCCAAGGCAACAAGTGTCCCGATCATAGGCATCGGAGGCATCAGCACGTTAGATGACGTGATGGAGTTCCTGGTTGCAGGAGCGACCGCCGTGCAGATTGGCACGGCCAACTATTTCGACCCGACGCTCTGCAATCGGGTCGTCAACGAGCTTCCCGGAGCACTCCGCATGCTAGGAGCAGCAAGCGTGAAAGAAGTTGTTGGTACGCTACGACTGCCGACGTAG
- a CDS encoding right-handed parallel beta-helix repeat-containing protein has translation MKRNQKCRNCFPKQFTGLCLFWLAVSAISVNTTVAAEPEPIPKTTENVNPTFRAVGDGVKDDTTSLQNAINAGTSAIRLPRGTYRISKPLIVDLDKVGVTSIVGDGTARIMMTGSGPAIRFVGTHQGSASPKTVKPNVWQKQRMPLVDGIEIIGTHEEADGIEAVRTMQLTISRVVIRQTRHAIRLVERNRNVILSDCHIYENHGVGVFLDNVDLHQINLSACHISYNDGGGFVSKGGNVRNIHISGCDLEQNVQNVLIDSDGTKYGTAEVAITGCTIQHSGGPNSANVRFIGANPKGEPCWGLVTIANNILSDVETNIDIQKARDVIINGNTISSGYKFNIRVENSMNVVVGPNVLGRNPPYRDNETCDNGVLFRNCVGGTITGLHVHDTRRTEAGIILDACRRFHMTGCTVLDCDNAGLLLKDLEDCQIRGNMLRGKTQSDIEWKPMIVSGGRLNTIEP, from the coding sequence ATGAAACGCAATCAGAAGTGCAGAAACTGCTTTCCCAAGCAGTTCACGGGGCTATGCCTATTCTGGCTTGCCGTCAGCGCGATATCGGTGAATACCACTGTCGCGGCTGAACCAGAGCCAATCCCGAAAACGACGGAAAACGTCAACCCGACGTTTCGAGCGGTCGGTGATGGCGTCAAGGATGACACCACCTCGCTCCAAAACGCAATTAATGCAGGTACATCCGCGATTCGCTTGCCGAGGGGCACGTACCGGATTTCTAAACCGCTGATTGTGGACTTGGACAAAGTTGGCGTGACGTCGATTGTCGGAGATGGGACGGCACGTATTATGATGACCGGATCGGGACCGGCCATTCGATTCGTGGGAACGCATCAAGGTTCGGCGTCGCCTAAGACCGTCAAACCAAACGTTTGGCAAAAACAACGCATGCCGCTGGTCGATGGAATCGAAATCATCGGTACCCACGAAGAGGCAGACGGAATCGAAGCCGTGCGGACCATGCAGTTAACGATTTCTCGCGTCGTCATTCGCCAGACCCGACATGCGATTCGCCTTGTCGAGAGAAACCGCAATGTCATCCTTTCTGACTGCCACATATACGAAAACCATGGTGTGGGCGTGTTCCTCGATAATGTGGATCTGCATCAGATCAATCTTTCGGCATGTCACATTAGCTATAACGACGGCGGTGGATTTGTCTCGAAAGGGGGGAACGTTCGAAACATCCATATAAGTGGTTGTGACCTGGAACAGAACGTTCAAAATGTTTTGATCGACAGTGACGGGACCAAGTATGGGACGGCCGAAGTTGCGATCACTGGATGCACTATACAGCATTCGGGCGGACCAAATTCGGCGAACGTTCGTTTCATTGGTGCCAACCCAAAGGGAGAACCTTGCTGGGGATTGGTGACCATCGCCAACAATATTCTGAGTGATGTCGAAACGAATATCGACATTCAGAAAGCTCGCGATGTGATCATCAACGGGAACACTATTTCCAGTGGTTACAAGTTCAATATTCGCGTAGAAAACAGCATGAACGTGGTAGTAGGCCCCAATGTTTTGGGCCGGAATCCACCGTACCGAGATAACGAAACATGCGACAACGGGGTGCTTTTTCGGAACTGTGTTGGCGGTACGATCACAGGCCTGCATGTCCACGATACGCGTCGCACCGAGGCGGGAATTATTTTGGATGCCTGTCGACGATTTCACATGACCGGCTGTACCGTTCTCGACTGCGATAACGCCGGGCTCTTATTGAAGGATCTGGAAGATTGCCAGATACGGGGTAACATGCTTCGTGGAAAAACACAATCGGATATTGAATGGAAACCGATGATCGTTTCGGGCGGTCGCCTCAACACGATTGAACCTTGA
- the acpS gene encoding holo-ACP synthase: protein MEIIGIGTDIIECLRIAQMIERHGEMFINRVYTQHEIEYCSERKAATQHYAGRWAAKEAVLKAIGTGWIKGITWRDVEVANQFGGKPIIHLYGGALDSAKRRGIEEVQISISHCRTHAVAYAIALGDTSQLSNPRP, encoded by the coding sequence ATGGAAATCATCGGGATCGGAACCGACATCATCGAGTGCCTGCGGATCGCCCAAATGATCGAGCGTCATGGCGAGATGTTCATCAACCGGGTCTATACCCAGCACGAGATCGAGTACTGCAGCGAACGCAAAGCGGCAACACAACACTATGCCGGCCGCTGGGCCGCCAAAGAAGCGGTACTGAAAGCAATCGGTACCGGCTGGATCAAAGGGATCACCTGGCGAGACGTAGAAGTTGCCAATCAGTTTGGCGGCAAGCCAATAATTCATCTCTATGGCGGAGCATTAGATTCTGCCAAACGACGGGGTATCGAAGAAGTTCAAATCAGCATCAGCCACTGCCGCACGCATGCCGTCGCCTATGCAATTGCCCTTGGCGACACATCTCAACTTAGCAATCCACGCCCCTAA
- a CDS encoding YkgJ family cysteine cluster protein, with translation MSKKPDQSKPWYQDGLHFECTQCGGCCTGGPGYVWVNAAEIQAMAEFADMTVEQFESVYVREVGLRKSLKEYSTGDCVFLDTESKGCTVYSARPRQCRTWPFWDSNIKTPEDWQATCDFCPGSGKGRLYSLDEIQDRASEIRI, from the coding sequence ATGAGTAAGAAACCCGATCAAAGCAAACCTTGGTATCAGGATGGGCTTCATTTCGAATGCACCCAATGTGGTGGCTGCTGCACCGGTGGTCCCGGCTATGTCTGGGTGAATGCAGCGGAAATCCAAGCAATGGCAGAGTTTGCGGACATGACGGTCGAGCAGTTCGAATCGGTTTATGTTCGGGAAGTCGGTTTGCGAAAGAGTTTGAAGGAATACTCAACCGGGGACTGTGTTTTTCTCGATACCGAAAGCAAGGGCTGTACGGTTTATTCGGCACGGCCCCGTCAGTGCCGTACTTGGCCATTCTGGGACTCGAACATTAAGACGCCGGAAGATTGGCAGGCTACCTGCGATTTCTGCCCCGGTAGCGGTAAGGGGCGTCTCTACAGCCTCGACGAAATCCAGGACCGAGCGAGCGAGATCCGAATTTAA
- a CDS encoding PVC-type heme-binding CxxCH protein, with protein sequence MRRCCYVHIALFVLFVFPLTLQAELKVGAAAIDITPQTFPVLINGSFYSRQGKPTDIHARAIVLDDGETRIAIVVTDSCMLPKDLIDSAKQLAAQRAKIRPDHMLISATHTHTAPSTMGALGTDADPTYVPYLRIKLAEAILEAEKNLQPAEVGWGSIDANEFTALRRWILRPGQEREDPFGEMTVRASMHTAKNNLENVTGESGPEDPELSVISFQSLDGKPIALLANFSMHYFSGGGSADYFGAYCKKLEETLGAKGKDQPNFVAVMSHGCSGDIWRVDYRTGTSQTFDGFVDGMVAKTRQALGEIQYQRDAPLAMAETRMRLNYRVPSAERLNWAKKIVAEMGDRGPKTPPEVYAREQIFLDDSQSTEIVLQALRIGSIAIATTPNETYALTGLKLKRRSPVPQTMVIELANGGDGYIPPPEQHFLGGYNTWAARSAGLEISAEPKIVEADLALLEKVVGKPRRESLPPDSKMARSIQKLKPTRYFPLHDMEGPTARDFSPNMTPAQIEDGVVFFLEGADGPSLATDSELNRAAHFANGRIVAEVPDLDDAFSISQWIWNGHDLKARPIAGWFLSAGVSLGIAGQGDHAGQLVLETSDAKRSYGQTPVQRWSWANVVLVQKDGVVRVYLNGKLEIETQASPVVATGEVYIGGHADDTNNWEGRLDEVAIFDRALSLKEISTLADDGRSVSNNTTAKLSEEDKTKGGRHWIDDATPPPKSAAEQLKTMQVEPGFHLELVAAEPLVKDPVAIAFDANGRMFVAEYGDYPVGPSEEGAAPLSRIVLLEDTDNDGQMDQRTVFADKLNFCHSLMPLNGGILACAQTELILLKDQDGDNVADSREVLFRGFQPAHPQMQVGCPRWGLDNRIYFNYGVGKVLGPDQEEPTTIGRTEFWIDPLTYEFGSASGTGQYGNTITAWGDRLFSTNRNPIIATTMSTEEAGRNRYAPLHRVQYDVAPSGGDSKVFPLVAMKSNWLSHAGTHTSACGTTAYVGDGLGAAMENSVLACEPIGHLVTRTIVTRDGARLSSQRAREDADFIASTDTWFRPASLANGPDGMLYLADMYRLWVEHPKFLPPEIAAQIDWRAGEDRGRIWRVVPDQSTSQPTFLLPKSTAGLVQMLEDANGWRRRTAQQLLVEGQKGEAAEALIALASTSKFPLARLHALWTLEGLSLLDDATLQTALADEHSEVRAGAIRLASRHWHNRPETLTSVLAMAEDPSPWVRYQLALAMGSTTDTRKVAVLHRLISSDGADPTFADAIVTATQDCAALVLVHDQSESTSDLTNRLARVVGAKGNEEELKTIFERALALKDSRQQLGLLRGLADGVAQGKRFEEYLSRIPSGKQDIKQKLLALAIDENESAQLRSDAITLLRFASLAEDEFFANLCSPREPPSVQQAAVTALASPLTETQEVLLENLWPELEPSVKQTALSLLLKTTSGVDFILKGLQDGTVTTTSLGIDQQTQLRQHRNASFRKRAEQLLGRPANKDRAAVLQQYASATQTIGSPLAGREVFLKQCAKCHVPPQAGQPSVGPDLADSSNRPREAILFDILNPSGKVEPKYASSQILTVDGQTYSGIVAHQSAQSIVLQLADGKMQETPRSEIELFQTSNRSLMPDGLEKEISPEHMANLLEFLKSPLPKK encoded by the coding sequence ATGCGCCGTTGTTGCTATGTTCATATTGCGTTGTTCGTACTTTTCGTTTTCCCGCTTACGCTTCAAGCCGAACTAAAAGTAGGTGCGGCGGCGATCGATATTACTCCGCAGACTTTTCCCGTCTTAATCAACGGAAGCTTTTATTCGCGCCAAGGGAAACCCACCGATATTCATGCCCGGGCCATTGTCCTGGACGATGGCGAAACACGGATCGCCATCGTGGTTACCGACAGTTGCATGCTTCCGAAGGATTTGATTGATAGCGCTAAGCAGCTTGCCGCCCAAAGGGCAAAGATCCGTCCCGATCACATGCTCATTTCAGCGACCCATACGCATACAGCACCGTCGACGATGGGAGCCCTGGGAACCGATGCCGATCCGACATATGTCCCCTATCTTCGTATCAAGTTGGCAGAAGCCATCCTTGAAGCAGAAAAGAACTTGCAACCTGCTGAAGTCGGCTGGGGTTCGATTGATGCCAACGAGTTTACAGCTTTGCGAAGATGGATCCTACGTCCTGGCCAGGAGCGTGAGGACCCATTCGGAGAAATGACCGTTCGCGCAAGTATGCACACGGCTAAGAACAATCTTGAGAACGTCACCGGCGAGTCCGGTCCGGAAGACCCTGAGTTATCGGTCATTTCGTTTCAGTCACTTGATGGTAAACCGATTGCGTTGTTGGCGAACTTTTCAATGCACTATTTCAGCGGCGGCGGTTCGGCCGACTACTTTGGTGCTTATTGCAAAAAGCTCGAAGAGACCCTGGGGGCAAAGGGGAAGGACCAGCCTAACTTTGTCGCCGTAATGTCACACGGTTGTAGTGGCGATATTTGGCGCGTTGATTACCGTACCGGCACAAGTCAAACCTTTGATGGTTTTGTCGACGGCATGGTTGCGAAAACACGTCAAGCGTTGGGTGAAATTCAGTACCAGCGAGATGCTCCATTAGCCATGGCCGAAACTCGCATGCGTTTGAACTACCGCGTTCCCAGCGCCGAGCGACTGAACTGGGCCAAAAAGATTGTCGCCGAGATGGGAGATCGCGGTCCCAAGACACCACCAGAAGTCTATGCCCGCGAACAAATATTTCTCGACGATAGTCAATCGACAGAGATCGTCCTTCAGGCCCTACGAATCGGTTCGATCGCGATCGCGACAACCCCTAACGAAACTTACGCACTGACTGGCCTCAAGCTCAAACGACGTAGCCCTGTGCCGCAGACCATGGTGATCGAGTTGGCCAACGGGGGAGACGGTTACATTCCCCCGCCAGAACAACATTTCCTCGGAGGCTATAACACCTGGGCAGCTCGCTCCGCTGGGTTGGAAATATCCGCAGAACCGAAAATTGTCGAGGCCGATTTAGCGTTATTGGAAAAAGTCGTAGGAAAGCCTCGCCGGGAGTCACTGCCTCCCGATAGTAAGATGGCGAGGTCGATTCAGAAGCTGAAGCCAACTCGCTACTTTCCTTTGCATGACATGGAAGGACCGACGGCACGTGACTTCTCCCCCAACATGACACCAGCACAAATCGAAGACGGGGTCGTGTTTTTTCTGGAAGGAGCGGACGGACCATCTCTCGCGACCGATTCCGAACTCAATCGGGCGGCTCATTTCGCTAACGGACGGATCGTTGCGGAAGTCCCTGATCTTGATGATGCATTCTCGATCAGTCAATGGATCTGGAATGGTCACGACCTCAAGGCCCGACCAATCGCAGGCTGGTTTCTCTCAGCAGGTGTATCTCTCGGAATCGCCGGTCAAGGAGATCACGCAGGCCAACTCGTACTAGAGACGTCGGATGCCAAGCGTTCATACGGCCAAACGCCTGTGCAACGGTGGAGTTGGGCAAACGTCGTCCTCGTTCAGAAGGATGGCGTCGTGCGTGTTTACTTGAACGGAAAGCTCGAAATAGAAACCCAGGCAAGTCCAGTTGTCGCGACCGGTGAGGTTTACATCGGGGGACATGCTGACGACACCAACAATTGGGAAGGCCGATTGGACGAAGTGGCTATTTTTGATCGAGCGTTGTCTCTCAAAGAGATTTCTACCCTGGCAGATGATGGCCGATCGGTCTCTAACAACACAACCGCCAAACTCAGCGAGGAAGACAAAACCAAAGGAGGACGACACTGGATCGACGATGCGACTCCGCCCCCTAAGTCGGCTGCCGAGCAACTAAAAACAATGCAAGTCGAGCCTGGCTTCCACCTGGAGTTGGTTGCCGCAGAACCGCTGGTAAAGGACCCGGTTGCGATTGCGTTCGACGCCAATGGACGTATGTTCGTTGCTGAGTATGGGGACTATCCCGTCGGACCGTCCGAGGAGGGAGCAGCCCCTTTATCACGAATCGTACTATTGGAAGACACCGACAATGATGGGCAAATGGACCAGCGAACGGTCTTTGCCGATAAACTGAACTTCTGTCATAGCCTGATGCCGCTCAACGGCGGCATCCTAGCGTGTGCTCAAACCGAGTTGATCTTGCTGAAAGATCAAGACGGTGACAACGTTGCCGACTCGCGAGAAGTTCTCTTTCGTGGCTTTCAACCGGCGCATCCTCAGATGCAAGTCGGTTGCCCTCGCTGGGGATTGGACAATCGCATCTACTTCAACTACGGCGTTGGAAAGGTGCTAGGACCTGATCAGGAGGAACCGACGACGATAGGGCGTACGGAATTCTGGATTGATCCACTCACCTACGAATTTGGCTCCGCCAGTGGAACAGGACAATACGGTAACACAATCACGGCCTGGGGAGATCGCCTATTTAGCACCAACCGCAATCCGATCATCGCCACCACCATGTCGACCGAAGAGGCAGGCCGTAACCGCTATGCTCCACTTCATCGCGTGCAATACGATGTCGCCCCTTCCGGAGGTGACTCGAAGGTATTTCCACTGGTGGCAATGAAAAGCAATTGGCTTTCGCACGCTGGAACGCACACGTCGGCCTGCGGCACCACCGCGTATGTCGGTGATGGTCTGGGAGCGGCAATGGAAAACAGTGTCCTGGCCTGCGAGCCTATCGGACATCTGGTCACCCGGACGATCGTTACTCGCGATGGAGCGAGGCTTTCATCGCAGCGTGCTCGAGAAGACGCCGACTTTATAGCTTCAACCGATACTTGGTTTCGCCCCGCGAGCCTAGCCAATGGGCCAGATGGCATGTTGTACCTCGCTGACATGTATCGACTTTGGGTCGAGCATCCGAAGTTTCTTCCGCCAGAGATCGCCGCTCAAATCGACTGGCGAGCCGGGGAAGATCGCGGACGAATCTGGCGAGTGGTGCCTGATCAATCGACTTCTCAGCCAACCTTTTTGCTACCGAAATCAACTGCCGGTCTTGTCCAAATGCTTGAAGATGCCAACGGCTGGCGACGTCGCACCGCCCAGCAGCTTCTTGTCGAAGGGCAGAAAGGCGAGGCAGCCGAGGCCCTCATCGCCTTGGCTAGTACTTCAAAGTTCCCTCTCGCGCGTCTGCATGCATTATGGACCCTGGAAGGCTTAAGCCTGCTTGACGATGCAACGCTACAAACAGCTCTCGCTGATGAGCATAGTGAAGTCCGTGCTGGTGCCATTCGACTCGCTTCACGACATTGGCACAATCGTCCGGAGACACTGACGAGCGTCCTTGCCATGGCGGAGGACCCTTCCCCCTGGGTCCGCTACCAACTCGCGTTGGCAATGGGATCGACCACTGATACTCGCAAGGTCGCCGTGCTCCATCGGTTAATTTCAAGCGATGGAGCTGACCCTACGTTTGCCGACGCAATAGTGACTGCCACACAAGACTGCGCCGCACTGGTTCTCGTTCACGACCAAAGTGAGAGCACGAGTGACCTCACCAATCGCCTGGCTCGCGTGGTAGGTGCAAAAGGCAATGAGGAAGAACTCAAAACGATCTTTGAGAGGGCCTTAGCGCTAAAGGATTCACGACAGCAATTAGGGCTTCTCCGAGGACTAGCCGACGGCGTGGCCCAAGGGAAACGCTTTGAAGAGTACCTATCGCGAATCCCTAGCGGCAAGCAGGACATCAAACAGAAGCTTTTAGCTTTGGCCATCGATGAAAATGAATCAGCTCAGCTACGTAGCGATGCCATCACGCTTCTGCGATTTGCCTCGCTTGCCGAGGACGAATTCTTTGCGAATCTTTGCTCCCCCCGCGAGCCGCCATCGGTACAACAAGCCGCCGTCACAGCACTTGCCAGTCCTTTGACCGAGACGCAAGAAGTTTTACTTGAAAATCTCTGGCCCGAGTTAGAGCCATCCGTAAAGCAAACCGCTCTCTCACTCTTGTTGAAGACAACAAGCGGAGTCGATTTCATCCTCAAAGGCCTCCAGGACGGAACCGTAACCACGACTTCCTTGGGCATCGATCAACAAACGCAACTTCGACAGCATCGCAATGCGTCTTTCCGCAAGCGTGCCGAGCAATTGCTAGGGCGTCCTGCCAATAAAGATCGAGCCGCTGTACTCCAGCAGTACGCATCTGCCACACAGACGATCGGCAGTCCTTTGGCTGGTCGTGAGGTGTTCTTGAAGCAGTGTGCGAAGTGCCATGTGCCGCCCCAGGCAGGCCAGCCAAGCGTTGGGCCTGACCTTGCCGACTCCTCCAATCGCCCGCGGGAAGCCATCTTGTTCGACATTCTCAATCCCAGTGGAAAGGTCGAACCGAAATATGCCTCTAGCCAGATTTTGACCGTTGATGGTCAAACCTACAGTGGTATCGTCGCGCATCAGTCAGCTCAGTCGATCGTATTACAACTAGCTGACGGTAAGATGCAAGAGACTCCGCGCAGTGAAATCGAATTATTCCAGACGAGCAATCGGTCGCTTATGCCCGATGGCCTGGAAAAGGAGATTTCGCCGGAGCACATGGCCAACTTGCTCGAGTTTTTGAAATCTCCTTTGCCGAAGAAGTAA
- the trpS gene encoding tryptophan--tRNA ligase — translation MRVLSGIQPTGRPHWGNYFGAIRQYIQLQGNEQSFYFIANLHALTTVRDREKLEQATIDMALDILALGLDPDQATLFVQSDVPEISELCWILMTGTGMGLLERCVSYKDKKDKGLKADAGLFTYPVLQAADILGYDSDVVPVGQDQVQHIEVTRDIAQSFNHQFGEVFVLPKPKVLDDSAKVPGTDGEKMSKSYGNIIELFEPPKQARKKIMRIVTDSRAMEDPKEPETDHLFQLFSLFAEPEPLQEMADLYRTGGFGYGHVKKALADASEAYFAEAHQRRAELVANPDRVKQILGDGAQVARKKAREVLTRAQEASGISSWHSKIK, via the coding sequence ATGCGTGTTCTTTCCGGTATTCAGCCGACAGGACGTCCCCACTGGGGCAATTACTTTGGTGCGATTCGGCAGTATATCCAGCTGCAAGGAAACGAGCAGTCGTTCTACTTTATTGCGAATCTGCATGCCCTGACGACCGTTCGCGACCGCGAGAAGCTCGAACAGGCCACCATCGACATGGCCCTCGACATTCTGGCCCTCGGCTTAGATCCCGACCAGGCAACACTATTCGTTCAGTCGGATGTGCCTGAGATCAGCGAGTTGTGCTGGATCCTTATGACCGGCACCGGCATGGGCCTATTGGAACGTTGTGTCAGTTATAAAGACAAAAAGGACAAAGGCTTGAAAGCGGATGCGGGGCTATTCACCTACCCCGTTCTGCAAGCGGCGGACATCTTGGGATACGATTCCGACGTGGTCCCGGTCGGGCAAGACCAGGTTCAACATATCGAAGTCACCCGAGACATCGCTCAGAGCTTCAACCACCAGTTTGGCGAAGTTTTCGTGCTGCCTAAGCCAAAGGTGCTCGATGATTCGGCCAAGGTGCCAGGCACCGATGGCGAAAAGATGTCTAAGAGCTATGGCAACATTATCGAACTGTTTGAGCCGCCAAAGCAGGCTCGCAAGAAGATCATGCGGATCGTGACGGACTCCCGCGCGATGGAAGACCCGAAAGAGCCGGAAACGGATCACCTATTCCAGTTGTTCTCATTGTTCGCCGAGCCAGAACCGCTGCAGGAAATGGCCGATCTCTACCGTACCGGTGGCTTCGGATACGGACATGTAAAAAAAGCATTGGCCGATGCTTCGGAAGCCTATTTTGCGGAGGCCCACCAGCGCCGTGCTGAATTGGTTGCCAATCCGGATCGCGTAAAGCAGATTCTCGGCGACGGAGCACAGGTCGCGCGAAAGAAGGCCCGCGAAGTACTCACCCGGGCTCAAGAGGCATCGGGCATTTCTAGCTGGCATTCAAAAATAAAGTAG
- a CDS encoding HU family DNA-binding protein — protein MTKKEIVKTISEEIGLTQLKTKEIVQKTFDAIVTTLVEDGRIELRNFGVFEVKKRAARKARNPRTGAKVDVDEKYVVTFKPGKEMEERVRQLEEKDRQGRLEAEQQSAPPQQQPYSPPQSNDSPGYPSAYPSPPNPPSSGPGDYGS, from the coding sequence GTGACCAAAAAAGAGATTGTGAAGACGATTTCTGAAGAGATCGGGCTCACACAACTCAAGACGAAAGAAATCGTCCAAAAGACGTTTGATGCCATTGTGACTACCCTCGTTGAGGATGGCCGCATCGAACTAAGAAACTTTGGCGTTTTCGAGGTCAAGAAGCGTGCCGCTCGTAAGGCCCGCAATCCGCGGACGGGTGCCAAGGTCGATGTCGACGAAAAGTACGTCGTCACCTTTAAGCCTGGCAAAGAGATGGAAGAACGGGTTCGACAGCTGGAAGAGAAGGACCGACAGGGCCGACTCGAAGCCGAGCAACAATCGGCACCACCCCAGCAGCAGCCCTACTCCCCTCCCCAGTCGAACGATTCGCCCGGTTACCCATCGGCTTATCCTAGCCCGCCCAATCCACCGAGCTCTGGGCCCGGTGACTACGGTAGCTAG
- a CDS encoding DinB family protein → MSLSQIVFADFEQEIANTRKTLERVPDDKWDWKIHEKSNTIGWVTGHLAEIPAWTVSLWDHDQLDINPPGGPGYQPPQLNGHADALALFDKNVATARVAIAGITEEDLNKPWSLLDGGNVLLTMPKMAVMRTFVINHLVHHRAILTVYLRVNAVPVPALYGPSGDESM, encoded by the coding sequence ATGAGCCTGAGTCAAATTGTCTTCGCCGATTTTGAGCAAGAGATCGCCAATACCCGTAAAACCCTGGAACGTGTGCCTGACGATAAGTGGGATTGGAAAATCCACGAGAAGTCGAACACGATCGGCTGGGTGACCGGCCATTTAGCAGAAATCCCTGCCTGGACCGTATCGCTTTGGGATCATGACCAGTTAGACATCAACCCTCCTGGCGGTCCTGGTTATCAGCCACCTCAGTTAAATGGCCACGCTGATGCGCTCGCACTATTTGATAAGAACGTGGCAACGGCTCGAGTGGCGATCGCGGGTATCACCGAAGAAGACCTGAATAAGCCCTGGTCGCTGCTTGATGGTGGAAACGTTCTATTGACCATGCCGAAGATGGCCGTAATGCGAACGTTCGTCATTAATCATCTTGTTCATCATCGCGCGATTCTTACGGTATATTTGCGTGTCAATGCTGTCCCAGTACCTGCGTTGTACGGACCATCCGGAGATGAGTCGATGTAA